In Leucoraja erinacea ecotype New England chromosome 12, Leri_hhj_1, whole genome shotgun sequence, one DNA window encodes the following:
- the LOC129702027 gene encoding cytochrome c oxidase subunit 7B, mitochondrial: MVPLTSKLLALSGRSIRQIAARHAHHKTGPDFHDRYGTAILAGGIVFCASIWTYVCTQTGITWNLSPIGKITPEDWRPE, from the exons ATGGTACCTCTGACCAGCAAACTGCTGGCTCTGTCCG GTCGGAGCATTCGCCAAATTGCTGCAAGACATGCTCATCACAAAACTGGTCCTGACTTCCATGACAGATATGGAACTGCTATCCTGGCAGGAGGAATAGTATTCTGTGCTTCAATTTGGACTTAT GTTTGTACGCAGACTGGGATCACATGGAACCTTTCGCCAATTGGCAAAATCACCCCTGAAGACTGGAGACCAGAATAA